A single genomic interval of Sinorhizobium garamanticum harbors:
- a CDS encoding 50S ribosomal protein L25/general stress protein Ctc, with protein sequence MSQTYELKAETRERVGKGSSRELRRNGLIPAVIYGDKQPPLSIALATKEVTMKIHAGGFMTTVAIIDVNGEKIRVLPKDYQLDPVRDFTMHVDFLRVSKDSQVSVQVPVHFENEEKSPGLKRGGALNIVRHEVELNVSADSIPEFLTVDLTGLNIGDTVHISDIKLPAGATPVIADRDFTVATIAGRVMEAEEEEEAAAEEAEGEAEE encoded by the coding sequence ATGAGCCAGACTTACGAGCTCAAGGCCGAGACGCGCGAACGGGTTGGTAAGGGGTCCTCCCGCGAACTTCGCCGCAACGGTCTTATCCCAGCTGTCATCTATGGTGACAAGCAGCCCCCGCTTTCCATCGCGCTCGCCACCAAGGAAGTGACGATGAAGATACACGCCGGCGGTTTCATGACCACCGTTGCGATCATCGACGTCAACGGCGAGAAGATCCGCGTCCTGCCGAAGGACTACCAGCTGGATCCTGTCCGCGACTTCACGATGCATGTCGATTTCCTGCGCGTCTCGAAGGACAGCCAGGTTTCCGTTCAGGTCCCGGTTCACTTCGAAAACGAAGAGAAGTCCCCGGGTCTCAAGCGCGGTGGCGCGCTGAACATCGTTCGCCATGAAGTCGAGCTGAACGTCTCCGCCGACAGCATTCCGGAGTTTCTGACGGTCGACCTCACCGGCCTCAACATCGGCGACACCGTCCACATCTCGGACATCAAGCTTCCGGCAGGCGCGACCCCGGTTATCGCCGATCGCGACTTCACGGTTGCCACGATCGCCGGCCGCGTGATGGAA
- a CDS encoding DUF779 domain-containing protein yields MMTEPNGESRVLATDAAIDLIREIRRDHPGILFHQSGGCCDGSSPMCYPAGDYIVGENDVKLGEIDGVPVYISASQYEVWKHTQLIIDVVPGRGGMFSLDNGREKRFLTRSRLFGGGEGCAVAAPASTGG; encoded by the coding sequence ATGATGACGGAACCAAATGGCGAGTCGCGCGTACTTGCGACCGATGCGGCAATCGACCTCATCCGCGAAATCCGGCGCGATCATCCGGGTATACTGTTTCATCAATCGGGCGGCTGCTGCGACGGCTCGTCGCCGATGTGCTATCCGGCTGGCGACTATATCGTCGGAGAAAATGACGTGAAGCTCGGTGAGATCGATGGCGTGCCGGTCTATATCAGCGCTAGCCAGTATGAAGTCTGGAAGCACACGCAACTGATCATCGATGTCGTTCCGGGCAGGGGCGGGATGTTCTCCCTCGACAATGGCCGGGAGAAGCGTTTTTTGACGCGCTCACGTCTGTTCGGTGGAGGCGAGGGTTGCGCCGTGGCCGCTCCAGCGTCCACCGGCGGGTAG
- a CDS encoding ribose-phosphate pyrophosphokinase gives MKVFAGNSNRLLAEAICNYLNLPLGKATVRRFADQEIFVEIGENVRGEDVFIVQSTSFPTNDHLMELLIMIDAVRRSSARRITAVLPYFGYARQDRKPGPRTPISAKLVANLITRAGADRVLTLDLHAGQIQGFFDIPTDNLYAVPILARDVKENYDLKNVMVVSPDVGGVVRARALAKRLDCLLAIVDKRRDRPGESEVMNVIGDVNGKDCILIDDIVDSGGTLCNAAEALLKNGATSVTAYITHGVLSGGAVTRVASSMLKELVITDSIQPTTAVQSAHNVRVISTAALIGEAISRTSQEESVSSLFD, from the coding sequence ATGAAGGTTTTCGCAGGCAATTCGAACCGGCTGCTTGCCGAAGCGATCTGCAACTATCTCAACCTGCCCCTCGGCAAAGCTACAGTAAGGCGGTTCGCCGACCAGGAAATCTTCGTCGAAATCGGTGAAAACGTGCGCGGCGAGGATGTGTTCATCGTCCAGTCCACCTCGTTTCCGACCAACGATCATCTGATGGAACTGCTCATCATGATCGACGCGGTGCGCCGCTCGTCCGCCCGCCGCATCACCGCCGTGCTTCCCTATTTCGGCTATGCCCGGCAGGACCGCAAACCCGGACCGCGCACGCCGATCTCCGCCAAGCTGGTCGCCAATCTCATTACCAGAGCAGGCGCCGACCGCGTCCTCACCCTTGATCTACATGCCGGCCAGATCCAGGGCTTCTTCGACATCCCGACCGACAATCTCTATGCCGTTCCGATCCTGGCGCGCGATGTCAAGGAGAACTACGACTTGAAGAACGTCATGGTGGTCTCGCCTGACGTCGGCGGCGTCGTGCGTGCCCGCGCGCTGGCCAAACGGCTCGACTGTCTGCTGGCGATCGTCGACAAGCGCCGCGATCGCCCAGGTGAATCGGAAGTCATGAATGTAATCGGCGATGTCAACGGCAAGGACTGCATCCTGATCGACGACATCGTCGATTCCGGCGGCACGCTCTGCAATGCCGCCGAGGCCCTCTTGAAGAACGGCGCCACCAGCGTCACCGCCTACATCACCCACGGCGTCCTCTCCGGCGGTGCGGTGACCCGCGTCGCCTCGTCCATGCTGAAGGAACTGGTCATCACCGATTCCATTCAGCCGACGACAGCCGTCCAGTCGGCGCATAATGTCCGCGTAATCTCGACCGCCGCGCTCATCGGCGAAGCTATCAGCCGTACCAGCCAGGAAGAATCGGTTTCGAGCCTCTTCGACTGA
- the pgeF gene encoding peptidoglycan editing factor PgeF, whose translation MQDDASLSPVQSPLFSAQAGPAIAHGYFTRKGGVSEGIYRGLNVGLGSKDDRERVGENRARVARWFDAEPRRLATVHQIHSPDAVVVDGSYDGARPDADALVTATPGIVLGVLSADCGPVLFADPQAGVIGAAHAGWKGALGGILESTIEAMISLGARRDRIIACLGPSISRTHYEVGAEFVERFIAADEDYASFFSPSGRNGHAMFDLPGLTIRRLMEAGVTAENLNICTYADEDRFFSYRRTTHRQEPDYGRQMSAICIREI comes from the coding sequence ATGCAGGACGATGCCTCGCTTTCCCCGGTTCAGAGTCCGCTCTTCAGCGCCCAGGCGGGACCGGCGATCGCACACGGCTATTTCACCCGCAAGGGCGGCGTTTCCGAAGGCATCTATCGCGGCCTGAATGTCGGCCTCGGCTCGAAGGACGACCGCGAGCGCGTCGGCGAAAACCGGGCGCGCGTGGCGCGCTGGTTTGATGCCGAGCCGCGGCGCCTTGCAACTGTTCACCAGATCCACTCGCCGGATGCCGTCGTCGTTGACGGCAGCTATGATGGCGCGCGCCCGGATGCCGACGCGCTCGTGACCGCGACCCCGGGCATCGTGCTCGGCGTTCTTTCGGCCGATTGCGGGCCTGTGCTCTTCGCCGATCCGCAAGCCGGCGTGATCGGTGCGGCCCATGCCGGTTGGAAAGGCGCCCTCGGCGGGATTCTTGAAAGCACCATCGAAGCGATGATCTCCCTCGGCGCGCGCCGCGACCGGATCATCGCCTGCCTTGGCCCGTCCATCAGCCGAACACACTATGAGGTCGGAGCCGAATTCGTCGAACGGTTCATCGCCGCCGACGAGGACTACGCATCTTTTTTCAGCCCCTCGGGACGGAACGGCCATGCCATGTTCGACCTGCCGGGGCTAACGATCCGGCGACTGATGGAGGCTGGCGTGACGGCGGAAAACCTCAACATCTGCACTTACGCGGACGAGGACCGTTTCTTTTCCTACCGCCGCACGACACACAGACAGGAGCCAGACTACGGCCGACAGATGTCGGCGATCTGCATACGGGAGATTTGA
- the adh gene encoding aldehyde dehydrogenase: protein MLHQKIVENPYKQKYGNFIGGEWREPVAGRYFDNTTPVTGGTLCQVARSDAADIEAALDAAHAAREKWGRTSTTERSNILMKIADRMEANLELLARAETFDNGKPIRETMAADIPLAIDHFRYFAACIRAQEGSIGEIDHDTVAYHFHEPLGVVGQIIPWNFPILMAAWKVAPALAAGNCVVLKPAEQTPASILVWAELVGDLLPPGVLNIVNGFGLEAGKPLATSPRIAKIAFTGETTTGRLIMQYASQNLIPVTLELGGKSPNIFFADVLNEDDDYFDKALEGFAMFALNQGEVCTCPSRALVQESIYDRFMERALKRVEAIRQGNPLDQATMIGAQASSEQLEKILAYIEIGKEEGAEVLTGGGRNVLEGEFSEGYYVKPTVFRGHNRMRIFQEEIFGPVVSVTTFKTEAEALEIANDTLYGLGAGVWSRDANRCYRFGRAIQAGRVWTNCYHAYPAHAAFGGYKQSGIGRETHKMMLDHYQQTKNMLVSYSPKALGFF, encoded by the coding sequence ATGCTGCATCAGAAGATTGTCGAGAACCCGTACAAGCAGAAATATGGAAACTTCATTGGCGGCGAATGGCGGGAGCCGGTCGCGGGCCGCTATTTCGACAACACGACGCCTGTCACCGGCGGCACGCTTTGCCAAGTCGCCCGTTCCGATGCCGCCGATATCGAAGCCGCGCTCGATGCTGCGCATGCGGCGCGAGAAAAATGGGGGCGGACGTCGACGACGGAGCGCTCCAACATCCTGATGAAAATCGCCGACCGCATGGAGGCCAATCTGGAGCTTCTGGCGCGGGCGGAAACCTTCGACAACGGCAAGCCGATCCGCGAGACCATGGCGGCGGACATTCCGCTGGCGATCGATCACTTCCGTTATTTCGCCGCTTGCATCCGCGCTCAGGAAGGCTCGATCGGCGAGATCGACCACGACACGGTTGCCTATCATTTCCACGAGCCTCTCGGGGTCGTCGGGCAGATCATCCCCTGGAACTTTCCGATCCTGATGGCCGCATGGAAGGTGGCCCCCGCACTTGCCGCCGGAAACTGCGTCGTGCTGAAGCCGGCCGAGCAGACGCCGGCCTCCATTCTCGTCTGGGCGGAACTCGTTGGCGACCTCCTGCCCCCGGGCGTGCTGAACATCGTCAACGGCTTCGGCCTTGAAGCCGGCAAGCCGCTCGCCACAAGCCCCCGCATCGCCAAGATCGCTTTCACCGGCGAGACGACGACCGGGCGGCTGATCATGCAATATGCCAGCCAGAACCTCATACCGGTGACGCTCGAGCTCGGCGGCAAGTCGCCGAATATATTCTTCGCCGATGTGCTTAACGAGGACGACGACTATTTCGACAAGGCACTTGAGGGCTTTGCGATGTTCGCGCTCAATCAGGGCGAGGTCTGCACCTGCCCGAGCCGCGCGCTGGTTCAGGAAAGCATCTATGACCGTTTCATGGAGCGGGCGCTGAAACGGGTCGAGGCGATCCGCCAGGGCAACCCGCTCGACCAGGCGACGATGATCGGCGCACAGGCATCGAGCGAGCAACTCGAAAAGATCCTCGCCTATATCGAGATCGGCAAGGAGGAGGGCGCCGAGGTGCTGACCGGTGGTGGGCGCAACGTGCTCGAAGGCGAATTTTCCGAGGGCTATTATGTCAAGCCGACCGTGTTCCGCGGTCACAACAGGATGCGCATCTTCCAGGAGGAGATTTTCGGACCCGTTGTTTCGGTGACGACCTTCAAGACCGAGGCCGAGGCGCTGGAGATCGCCAACGACACGCTCTACGGCCTGGGGGCGGGCGTGTGGAGCCGCGATGCCAACCGCTGCTATCGCTTTGGACGCGCCATCCAGGCTGGCCGCGTCTGGACCAATTGCTACCATGCCTATCCGGCGCATGCGGCTTTCGGTGGCTACAAGCAGTCAGGCATCGGCCGCGAGACGCACAAGATGATGCTCGACCATTACCAGCAGACCAAGAACATGCTGGTGAGCTACAGCCCGAAGGCGCTCGGCTTCTTCTGA
- a CDS encoding aldo/keto reductase has translation MQYTTLGNTGLVVSRLAFGAMTFTAGDRSIGAVYKTDAEAAAALVGKALDAGINFFDTADAYASGQSERILGEALRSRRDEVVIATKVGFRTGMPLTQAGLSRRHILWSVDQSLKRLGTDWIDVYLVHKEDPYTPLEETLSALDEVVRSGKARYIGFSNWSAWKVAAALEIQKAAGFARFTHGQMHYSLLGRDVERDVVPMMQRYGLGMTVWSPLAAGFLSGKYTRDNLGDPDNRYSGFDILPFDKEHGFRLVERMRTIADAHGASVAQVAISWLLAKDAVTSVLLGASKLHQLEDNLGAAELALTEGEIAALDAETVPAPVYPNWFIDNLADQPVAQLLGKGR, from the coding sequence ATGCAGTACACAACACTTGGCAATACCGGTCTCGTGGTTTCGCGTCTCGCTTTCGGCGCCATGACCTTCACGGCGGGCGACCGCAGCATCGGCGCAGTCTACAAGACGGATGCCGAGGCGGCGGCTGCTCTGGTCGGGAAGGCGCTGGATGCCGGCATCAATTTCTTCGATACGGCCGACGCGTACGCATCCGGTCAGTCGGAGCGCATTCTTGGCGAGGCGCTCAGATCGCGCCGCGATGAGGTGGTGATCGCCACCAAGGTCGGCTTTCGCACCGGCATGCCGCTGACGCAGGCCGGTCTCTCCCGTCGCCACATTCTTTGGTCCGTGGACCAGAGCCTAAAACGGCTCGGCACCGACTGGATCGACGTCTACCTCGTCCACAAGGAGGACCCCTACACGCCGCTCGAAGAGACATTGTCGGCGCTCGACGAGGTCGTCCGCTCTGGCAAGGCGCGCTACATCGGCTTCTCAAACTGGTCGGCCTGGAAGGTCGCGGCGGCGCTCGAAATCCAGAAGGCCGCCGGCTTCGCGCGCTTCACGCATGGCCAGATGCATTATTCCCTGCTCGGCCGGGACGTCGAACGCGACGTGGTCCCGATGATGCAGCGTTACGGCCTGGGAATGACGGTGTGGAGCCCTCTTGCCGCGGGCTTCCTCTCCGGTAAGTACACCCGCGATAATCTCGGTGATCCCGACAATCGCTATTCCGGCTTCGACATACTGCCTTTCGACAAGGAGCACGGCTTCCGGCTCGTCGAGCGCATGCGCACGATCGCCGACGCGCACGGGGCAAGCGTCGCGCAGGTGGCGATTTCCTGGCTGCTGGCGAAGGATGCAGTGACCAGCGTGCTGCTCGGCGCCTCCAAGCTGCATCAACTGGAGGACAATCTCGGCGCCGCCGAGCTCGCGTTGACGGAAGGCGAGATAGCGGCACTCGACGCAGAGACCGTGCCGGCACCCGTCTATCCGAACTGGTTCATCGACAATCTCGCCGACCAGCCGGTGGCGCAGCTCCTGGGCAAAGGTCGATAA
- a CDS encoding LysR family transcriptional regulator translates to MAVDPFSGLMEFLAVAEHRSFTTAAAKLGVTPNAVSQTIKALENRLGVQLFVRTTRRVALTEAGSAFLLRVRPAASEIAEAYDLLGGFRDRPIGNLRLSVPRMAIPLVLTPLLPRFRQAYPDVSVEISIDDAAIDITERGFDAGIRIGEAVEKDMVAVRLTPDITWAVVGAPSYFAKRGRPATPEELTRHEAIRYRYPTSRMIYRWEFERAGRDFSVDAPGGLTVNDFLLLVEMAEAGMGLAYLPEPSVREAVAAGRLERTLQAYLPKSPGLFIYFPAKAQTQPKLRAFLDLAARIGRGPK, encoded by the coding sequence GTGGCAGTCGACCCCTTCAGCGGTTTGATGGAATTTCTGGCAGTGGCGGAGCATCGCAGCTTCACCACCGCCGCGGCCAAGCTCGGCGTTACGCCGAATGCCGTCAGCCAAACGATCAAGGCGCTCGAGAATCGGCTTGGTGTTCAGCTCTTCGTTCGCACGACGCGCCGCGTGGCTCTGACGGAGGCAGGCAGCGCATTCCTGCTGCGCGTACGCCCAGCGGCATCCGAGATCGCCGAAGCCTATGATCTGCTTGGCGGTTTTCGCGACCGGCCGATCGGCAACCTCCGCCTGTCCGTCCCGCGCATGGCGATCCCGCTCGTTCTGACACCGCTGCTGCCGCGCTTTCGGCAGGCTTACCCGGACGTGTCCGTAGAAATCTCGATCGATGACGCGGCGATCGATATCACCGAACGCGGCTTCGATGCCGGCATCCGCATCGGCGAGGCCGTCGAAAAGGATATGGTGGCCGTCAGGCTCACTCCCGACATTACCTGGGCCGTGGTCGGCGCTCCGTCCTATTTCGCCAAACGGGGACGCCCGGCAACGCCGGAGGAACTGACGCGGCACGAGGCGATCCGCTACCGCTATCCCACTTCGCGCATGATCTATCGCTGGGAGTTTGAGCGCGCGGGGCGCGATTTCTCCGTCGACGCTCCTGGTGGGCTGACCGTCAACGACTTCCTTCTGCTCGTTGAAATGGCGGAAGCCGGGATGGGGCTGGCCTATCTACCCGAGCCGTCGGTCCGCGAGGCAGTCGCAGCCGGGCGTCTCGAACGCACGCTCCAGGCCTATCTGCCGAAATCGCCGGGCCTCTTCATCTATTTTCCTGCCAAGGCCCAGACACAGCCCAAACTGCGGGCATTTCTCGATCTGGCGGCAAGGATCGGACGTGGGCCGAAATAG
- a CDS encoding class I SAM-dependent methyltransferase, with protein MTNPLADKIKALIKANGPISVTDYFSLCLADPQHGYYRAREPFGRAGDFTTAPEISQLFGEMIGIFLVHAWQEHGRPEPAIIAEIGPGRGTMMSDMLRVIARLAPDLYRSASVHLVETSERLQKVQAETLAGHEGKTHWHESFETLPAGFLLLAANELFDAVPIRQFIRTAQGFRERVIGLDADDELTFAAGVAGIDPSLLPSPAQSVGEGTIFEIAPARDAVMAVLCERLRAGGGTAIIIDYGHLATGYGDTLQAVREHRYDPPLASPGQADLTSHVDFEQLARRAKAEGVQVNGLAHQGDFLVGLGLLERAAALGRGKDTLTQEGIRSAVERLAGSGAGKMGELFKVLAVSSPEVTLAPFQKKAQ; from the coding sequence ATGACGAATCCTCTTGCCGACAAGATCAAGGCGCTGATCAAGGCCAACGGGCCGATCAGCGTCACCGACTATTTTTCACTCTGCCTCGCCGATCCGCAGCACGGCTACTATCGTGCTCGCGAACCGTTCGGCCGCGCCGGCGATTTCACCACCGCCCCGGAGATCAGCCAGCTTTTCGGCGAGATGATCGGCATATTCCTGGTGCATGCATGGCAGGAGCACGGCCGCCCCGAGCCCGCGATCATCGCCGAGATCGGCCCGGGCCGAGGTACGATGATGTCCGACATGCTGCGTGTCATCGCTCGCCTGGCACCTGATCTCTATCGGTCGGCCAGCGTACATCTCGTGGAGACGAGCGAGCGGCTGCAGAAAGTACAGGCCGAAACGCTCGCGGGACACGAGGGCAAGACTCATTGGCACGAGAGCTTCGAAACCTTGCCGGCAGGCTTTCTCCTGCTTGCTGCAAACGAGCTTTTCGACGCAGTTCCCATCCGCCAATTCATTCGCACCGCGCAGGGGTTCCGTGAACGCGTGATTGGTCTCGATGCTGATGACGAATTGACCTTTGCGGCCGGCGTCGCGGGCATCGATCCGTCGCTTCTGCCGTCGCCGGCGCAATCGGTCGGCGAAGGTACGATTTTCGAGATCGCGCCGGCGCGCGACGCTGTCATGGCCGTGCTGTGCGAGCGCCTCCGCGCCGGCGGCGGCACGGCGATCATCATCGACTACGGACATCTGGCGACCGGCTACGGGGACACGCTGCAGGCGGTGCGCGAGCATCGCTACGATCCTCCGCTTGCCAGTCCCGGCCAGGCGGATCTCACGAGCCATGTCGATTTCGAGCAGCTTGCCCGTCGCGCGAAGGCGGAGGGGGTGCAGGTCAACGGACTTGCCCATCAGGGTGATTTCCTCGTCGGCCTTGGGCTGCTCGAGCGGGCGGCGGCACTCGGCCGCGGCAAGGACACGCTGACCCAGGAAGGCATTCGCTCCGCCGTCGAACGACTCGCGGGTTCGGGAGCCGGCAAGATGGGCGAGCTGTTCAAGGTGCTGGCTGTCAGCAGTCCCGAAGTCACGCTGGCGCCGTTCCAGAAAAAGGCACAGTGA
- a CDS encoding benzoate/H(+) symporter BenE family transporter, translating to MLRDFSPQSLFMGLLIAFVGFASSFAVILNGLAGVGATDAQAASGLMALSISMGVCAIVISIVTRLPISIAWSTPGAALLASSTAVEGGFNAAVGAFLICGLLIVIAGLWRPLGRTVSSIPPALANAMLAGVLIGLCFAPAKAIAFNPLFGLPIVLAWALVGSIHKLYAVPAALLAFVLVIAFGIEMPDGIFARLSSALIPQAEFVFPVFNAAATVSIALPLFIVTMASQNIPGIAVLKVNDYHPNPGPLFATTGLFSMLSAPFGGHAVNLAAITAAMCAGVDSHPDRARRYWSAINAGIAYILFGLLAGAVTTFVSLAPPVLIEAVAGLALVGAFASSAMAAFSESQTREAAAITFLVTASGVSFGGVSGAFWGLIAGGLMLALARFSKRKA from the coding sequence ATGCTTCGCGATTTTTCCCCTCAAAGCCTGTTCATGGGCCTGCTGATCGCCTTTGTCGGCTTTGCGAGCTCTTTCGCCGTTATCCTGAACGGACTTGCCGGCGTGGGAGCAACCGACGCCCAGGCCGCTTCCGGCCTGATGGCACTGTCGATTTCGATGGGGGTATGTGCAATCGTCATCAGCATTGTGACGCGGCTGCCGATCAGCATCGCGTGGTCAACCCCTGGCGCGGCATTGCTCGCAAGCTCGACCGCCGTCGAGGGCGGTTTCAATGCCGCGGTCGGCGCCTTTCTCATTTGCGGCCTGCTGATCGTTATCGCCGGGCTTTGGAGGCCGCTCGGCAGAACGGTTTCCTCGATCCCCCCGGCGTTGGCGAACGCAATGCTTGCCGGCGTGCTCATCGGACTGTGCTTCGCACCAGCCAAGGCAATCGCCTTCAACCCCCTCTTCGGCCTGCCGATCGTTCTCGCCTGGGCGCTGGTCGGCAGCATCCACAAGCTCTATGCCGTGCCGGCCGCCCTCCTCGCCTTTGTCCTCGTCATCGCCTTCGGCATAGAAATGCCCGACGGCATCTTTGCAAGGCTTTCCTCGGCGCTGATCCCCCAAGCCGAATTCGTCTTCCCGGTCTTCAACGCCGCCGCCACGGTCAGCATCGCCCTGCCGCTCTTCATCGTGACGATGGCGTCGCAGAACATTCCCGGCATCGCCGTTCTCAAGGTCAACGACTACCACCCGAATCCCGGTCCGCTCTTTGCAACGACCGGCCTCTTTTCGATGCTGAGTGCGCCCTTCGGCGGCCACGCGGTCAATCTGGCGGCGATTACCGCTGCCATGTGCGCCGGCGTCGACTCCCATCCCGACCGCGCCCGCCGCTACTGGTCGGCGATCAATGCAGGCATTGCCTATATCCTCTTCGGTCTGCTCGCCGGCGCCGTTACCACCTTCGTCAGTCTCGCGCCCCCTGTGCTCATCGAGGCCGTCGCCGGGCTGGCCCTTGTCGGCGCCTTTGCAAGCTCCGCCATGGCCGCCTTCAGCGAAAGTCAGACGCGCGAAGCCGCCGCCATCACCTTTCTGGTAACCGCATCGGGCGTCAGCTTCGGCGGCGTCTCCGGTGCCTTCTGGGGTCTTATCGCCGGTGGCCTCATGCTCGCGCTCGCCCGCTTTTCCAAGCGAAAGGCGTGA
- a CDS encoding M24 family metallopeptidase — translation MALQFAAEEYAARLARLTARMQEEKLDALLLFAQESMYWLTGYDTFGYCFFQTLVVKRDGSMVLLTRSADLRQARHTSNIERIEIWVDRVNSDPAVDLKNLLNELDLLGCRIGVEYDTHGMTGRTARLVDNQLANFGELIDASLLVSRLRLIKSPAEVAHVEKAASLADDALEAALPLIRPGGSEAAILAAMQGAVFAGGGDYPANEFIIGSGADALLCRYKSGRRTLDANDQLTLEWAGVSAHYHAAMMRTVVIGEPTNRHRELYSACRETIQAIEMVLRPGNTFGTVFDVHARIMDERGLARHRLNACGYSLGARFSPSWMEHQMFHVGNPQEIEPDMSLFVHMIIMDSDSGTAMTLGQTYLTTPDKPRALSRYGLDFISA, via the coding sequence ATGGCGCTTCAGTTTGCGGCAGAGGAATATGCAGCCCGCCTTGCGCGGCTGACAGCCAGAATGCAGGAAGAAAAGCTCGACGCCCTGCTGCTCTTTGCCCAGGAGAGCATGTACTGGCTGACCGGTTACGATACGTTCGGCTACTGCTTCTTTCAGACGCTGGTCGTCAAGAGAGACGGCTCGATGGTGCTCTTAACGCGCTCGGCCGACCTGCGCCAGGCGCGTCACACGTCCAACATCGAGCGCATTGAAATTTGGGTGGACCGCGTCAATTCCGATCCGGCGGTGGACCTCAAGAATCTCCTCAACGAACTCGATCTGCTCGGCTGCCGCATCGGCGTCGAATACGACACGCACGGCATGACCGGCAGAACGGCACGACTCGTCGACAATCAACTCGCCAACTTCGGCGAATTGATCGACGCCTCGCTGCTTGTCAGCCGCCTTCGTCTGATCAAGAGCCCCGCCGAAGTCGCCCATGTCGAAAAGGCAGCCAGCCTCGCCGACGACGCGCTCGAAGCGGCTCTGCCATTGATCCGCCCCGGTGGCAGCGAGGCCGCCATTCTGGCGGCTATGCAGGGCGCGGTCTTTGCAGGCGGCGGCGACTATCCGGCCAACGAATTCATCATCGGCTCGGGCGCCGACGCCCTGCTCTGCCGCTACAAGTCGGGCCGGCGCACGCTCGATGCCAACGACCAGCTAACCCTCGAATGGGCAGGCGTCAGCGCCCATTACCATGCGGCGATGATGCGCACCGTCGTGATCGGAGAGCCGACCAACCGCCACCGCGAGCTCTACAGCGCCTGCCGCGAGACGATCCAGGCGATCGAAATGGTGCTCCGTCCCGGCAACACCTTCGGCACCGTCTTCGACGTCCACGCCAGGATCATGGACGAACGCGGCCTCGCCCGCCACCGGCTGAACGCCTGCGGCTATTCTCTTGGCGCGCGCTTCTCGCCCTCCTGGATGGAGCATCAGATGTTCCATGTCGGCAACCCTCAGGAGATCGAGCCGGACATGTCGCTCTTCGTGCACATGATCATCATGGATTCCGACAGCGGAACGGCCATGACCCTCGGCCAGACCTATCTCACGACACCGGATAAGCCGCGCGCACTCTCACGTTACGGACTGGACTTCATTTCTGCGTAA
- a CDS encoding helix-turn-helix domain-containing protein, producing the protein MPAVRDHSEHVYRIAHQSSAAASSPVAASWRRCMTLHGLAPEEVRSPWRLTDNEFQQAYERSGVLVAEATAELDRLFAVIGKAGCCLLLTDDKGVALERRGAVGDDAEFRDVGLWSGTVWSEASVGTNGIGTAIADERAVVIQRDQHFLSRNIGLSCATAPIRDEAGHLAGAIDISTCRDDASEATVSILSQAVRDAASRIEANLFRRAFAGARIVLVPVDRAGPALLAVDRDDLVLGATRAARQRLGLDDRRIAAGVPASDLLQEEPPGDGGELPDAERAALRRVLSRAKGNVSMAADLLGISRATLYRKMKRLSLN; encoded by the coding sequence ATGCCTGCTGTCAGGGATCATTCCGAACACGTCTACAGGATCGCGCATCAATCGTCGGCTGCGGCGAGTTCGCCGGTTGCGGCATCGTGGCGCCGCTGCATGACGCTGCACGGACTGGCGCCGGAGGAGGTCCGTTCGCCCTGGCGGCTTACGGATAACGAGTTCCAACAGGCGTACGAGCGCTCCGGCGTGTTGGTTGCGGAAGCGACCGCAGAACTCGATCGGCTGTTCGCTGTCATCGGCAAGGCCGGGTGCTGTCTTCTGTTGACCGACGACAAGGGCGTCGCGCTCGAACGCCGCGGCGCGGTCGGAGACGATGCTGAATTTCGCGACGTCGGTCTATGGTCGGGAACCGTGTGGAGCGAGGCGAGCGTCGGTACAAATGGCATCGGCACGGCCATCGCGGACGAGCGCGCCGTCGTCATCCAGCGTGACCAGCATTTTTTGAGCCGCAATATCGGACTGAGTTGCGCTACGGCCCCGATCCGGGACGAGGCGGGCCACCTTGCGGGGGCGATCGACATTTCCACCTGCCGCGACGACGCGTCCGAGGCGACGGTGTCGATCCTTTCCCAGGCCGTGCGCGACGCCGCCTCCCGCATCGAGGCCAATCTTTTCCGGCGAGCTTTTGCCGGTGCGCGCATCGTGCTCGTACCGGTGGACAGGGCAGGGCCGGCCTTGCTTGCGGTCGACCGCGACGACCTCGTCCTTGGTGCGACCCGCGCCGCGCGGCAACGGCTCGGCCTCGACGACAGGCGGATTGCAGCGGGTGTTCCCGCTTCCGACTTGCTACAGGAGGAGCCGCCCGGTGACGGAGGGGAACTGCCGGATGCCGAGCGGGCGGCCCTTCGCCGCGTGCTGTCTCGTGCGAAAGGCAACGTCTCGATGGCAGCTGACCTTCTTGGAATCAGCCGCGCCACGCTCTACCGCAAGATGAAGCGGCTTTCGCTGAACTGA